Proteins encoded together in one Myxocyprinus asiaticus isolate MX2 ecotype Aquarium Trade chromosome 9, UBuf_Myxa_2, whole genome shotgun sequence window:
- the LOC127445790 gene encoding probable G-protein coupled receptor 34, translated as MTTIWQMKRLINHTISTANSTVTPTSCPHVEDENLRIPLAVLYSLIFLFGLAGNVLALWVFLFLHSRRNSVRVFLINVALADLLLIICLPFRVFYHVQGNRWTLGPRMCMVVGNLFYMNMYVSITLLGLISLDRYLKIFGVRGFWCCCRLRWLRGSSWSRVACGLLWTCSLVMVVPMIALPEAKGGAGKCFQYKKRTEARGKAYFNYFMVGVFWLVFVVLLVSYGRIAQKLLQASRDKPDLPNAMRYSRTAKKSFVVPLLFTICFVPYHAFRGFYVQSQLSNISCDTQRFIDRTNEVMLLFSALNSCLDPVMYFMLSGSVRKATIQAFSQFICLHHEPSATNSSTTEFRRTSVSQASTAAVLVTSRGSLGLIKTLHCKPAIINTAEGNTCTQTARRSH; from the coding sequence ATGACAACCATTTGGCAGATGAAACGCTTAATCAATCACACCATCAGTACAGCGAACAGCACTGTGACACCCACATCGTGTCCTCATGTGGAAGACGAGAACTTGCGGATTCCTCTTGCGGTCCTCTACTCCCTCATCTTCCTGTTTGGCCTGGCAGGAAACGTGCTCGCTTTGTGGGTCTTTCTCTTCCTCCACTCGCGCAGAAATTCGGTTCGCGTCTTCCTCATCAACGTGGCCCTCGCCGACCTGTTGCTCATCATTTGCCTTCCGTTCCGCGTGTTCTACCACGTTCAGGGGAACCGCTGGACGCTGGGGCCGCGGATGTGTATGGTGGTGGGTAATCTCTTCTACATGAACATGTACGTGAGCATCACGCTGTTGGGTCTCATCAGTCTGGATCGCTATCTGAAGATCTTCGGCGTGAGGGGATTCTGGTGCTGCTGCAGGCTGCGCTGGCTCAGAGGAAGTAGCTGGAGTCGGGTGGCGTGCGGGCTGCTGTGGACGTGCTCTCTGGTGATGGTGGTGCCCATGATTGCTCTGCCCGAGGCCAAAGGGGGAGCAGGAAAGTGTTTCCAGTACAAGAAGAGGACGGAGGCCCGAGGCAAAGCCTATTTCAACTATTTCATGGTGGGCGTCTTTTGGTTGGTGTTTGTGGTGCTGCTGGTATCATACGGACGGATCGCACAGAAACTGCTGCAAGCTTCACGGGACAAACCCGATCTGCCCAACGCTATGCGTTACAGCCGCACGGCAAAGAAGTCCTTCGTGGTTCCGCTTCTGTTCACCATCTGCTTCGTACCGTACCATGCTTTCAGAGGCTTCTATGTGCAGTCGCAGCTCAGCAACATCTCCTGCGACACACAACGGTTCATTGACCGCACAAATGAAGTGATGCTGCTGTTTTCCGCCCTCAACAGCTGCCTGGACCCGGTGATGTATTTTATGCTGTCTGGATCGGTGCGCAAGGCTACCATACAGGCGTTTTCACAATTCATCTGTTTGCACCACGAACCCTCAGCGACCAACAGCTCCACCACGGAGTTCAGGAGAACATCTGTATCGCAGGCATCCACCGCTGCAGTGCTGGTTACATCGAGAGGGAGTTTGGGTCTGATCAAGACCCTGCACTGTAAACCCGCCATTATTAACACTGCTGAAGGAAATACCTGCACACAAACAGCTAGGCGGTCACACTGA